GTTACTTTTTAAATCTACTGATTTTGGTGACGATAAAGATAGAGCATTACAAAAGTCAGATGGAACATGGACTTATTTTGCAAGTGATGTTGCTTATCATAAAAATAAAGTAGATCGTAAATTTGATTATTTAATAAATATTCTTGGCGCAGATCATGCTGGTTACATCAAAAGAATTTCCTCCTCAGTTGAAGCTTTATCAGGAAAAAAAGATAAATTGATTTGTAAAATTAGTCAGCTTGTAAAATTAATTAAAGATAACAAACCATTTAAGATGTCTAAAAGAAAAGGCGACTACATTACGGTTGATGATTTAATTGAAGAAGTTGGAAAAGATGCAACTAGATTCATCATGCTTAATAGAAGTAGTGATGTGGAATTAGATTTTGATTTTGATGCTGTAAAAGAAAAATCTAAAGATAATCCGTTATATTATGTTCAATATTGTTATGCTAGAATTTCATCTGTCTTTAGACATATTGATAAAGATTTAAATTCAAAAATTGAATTAGATAATTATAGTTTCGAATACTCAAATGATGAGATCAAAATTTTAAAAAAGATTTCAGAATGGCCCAAATGTGTTGATGCAGCTAGTTCAAAATTAGAACCACATAGAATACCTGTTTATTTATATGATCTGGCTTCAGAATTTCATTCGTATTGGAATCTTGGTAAACAAAACCCAGAAAAAAGATTTATTAATGATCAAAAAATAGTTTCACCAGATAAATTAATTTTTTTAAAAGCAATATCTAACGTAGTAAAATCAGGAATGGATATAGTTGGTGTAGATACACCAGATAAAATGTAATGCTAAAAGAAATTAAGTATTTAATCTTTATTATTGTAATTGCTTTATTTATTTTTTTGACTGGTAGATATTATTTTTCAGATGAAAATAAAAAGAAATCATACAGATCTTATAAAAATAACGATGAAAAAATTAAATTATACTCAAAAAATTTACCTGTTTTGGAAAATGATACAGATAATGTAATAGAATACGTTAAGCAAACAAACAAAAAAAAGAAAAAAAAGTTTAATTTTTGGAAACTTTTAGAGAATGATTAAGAATAGAAGAGCTTTTATTGTTGGTTTAAAATCATCAAAATTATCAAAAAAAGAGATAACTTTTTTAAAAAAATATAAACCATGGGGAGTTATTTTATTTTCAAGAAACATAAGTTCAATTGAACAAACTAAAAAATTAACTGATAAAATAAAAAAGATATTTAAAGACAAAAAATACCCAGTATTAATTGATCAAGAAGGAGGACGAGTAAATCGATTAGGAAAAATTATTTCATTTGATAATTTGACTTCTGAATATTTTGGTATTTTATTCACAAAAGATAAGAAAAAATTTAATATTATTTATAAATTATTTATCGATAAAACTTCGTATTTGCTTAAATCAATTGGTGTTAATATAAATACAGTTCCTGTTTTAGATCTTAGAGTTAAAGGAGCTAGCAACATTATTGGTGATAGGTCTTTTTCAAAAAATAAAAAAAATATCTCTAAAATTGGAGATATTTGTATTGATTATTTTCATGAAAATTCCATTGGAACTGTGATGAAACACATACCAGGGCATGGTTTAGCTAAAGTAGATAGTCATAAATTTACACCTGTAGTTACCAAAAAGTTAAATTATTTGAATAAAAATGATTTTTTTCCATTCAAGAAAAAACAAAGCTATTTTGCAATGACAGCGCATGTAATATATCGAAGCATTGATAAGTTAAATACAGCTACACACTCTAAAAAAATTATAAATTTAATTAGAAAAAAAATTGGCTTTAAAAACATTTTAATTTCAGATGATTTATCAATGAAAAGTTTAAAAGATGATTTAAAAACCAATACCATTAAAACATTTAGCGCAGGTTGTAATCTTGCTCTTCATTGTAATGGCAAATTGTCTGAAATGAAGGTAGTTGGTGATAATTCACCAAAGGTCAGTAATTTTATAATAAAAAAAACATCGCTATTTTATAAAATTTTAAGTTAATATCTGAGCATGACTATTTCTGATTCTGCATTATTTAATGTTGATATTAATAATTATAATGGCCCTCTAGATGTTCTTTTAGACTTAGCCAAAGCTCAAAAGGTAGATCTTGAAGAGATATCAATAACAAAGTTAGCAGATCAATTTCACGATTATATTACAAAAGAAAAAGATTTAAATTTAGAAATTGCTTCTGAGTATTTATTGATGGCAACTTGGTTAGCTTATTTAAAATCTAAATTATTACTTCCAGGAACACCAGAAGAAGAATTTAAAGTTCAAGAAGTTGCTGAAAAATTAAAATTACAACTTAAAAAACTAGAATTGATAAGATTACTCTCTGAACAAATGTTAAAAAGAAAAAGATTAGGAAGAGAAATTCGATCAAGAGGAATGAAAGGAAATATAAGATCTATTTATAGCACAGAATATAATTTAAGTTTATTTGAGCTTCTTAAATCATATTCAACAATTATTATGACCAAGGACTTTCAAAAAATGAATATTCCCAAATTACCTGTATTTACTACAGAAGATGGAATTAAAACAATTAGAGAATTTTTCGGTAAATTAATTGATTGGAAGAAATTAGATGATTTAATTCCTCAAAATTTTAAAAGTAATTCAAAATATAAACGTACAGGTAAAGCAGGAATATTTGCTGGATCGTTAGAATTAGTTAAAGAAGGAAATTTAAATATGAAACAAGATAAGTTATTTGATGATATTTATGTAAAGGAAAATAATGATTAAAAAAGAAAAGATTACAAAAGATAATATTGTAAAATTTCCATCTAAGTTAACTGATTTAGAAAAAGAAATTGAAGCAGTTATTTTTGCTGCTGCAGAACCATTAGATATTGATACAATTGAAAGCAAAATTACTAAAAAGGGTAGTGTTGCAAAATCATTAGAGAAGTTACAACAAGAATACTCTCAACGTGGTATTAATTTAGTTTGTATTAAAGATAAGTGGTCGTTTAGAACTTCACCTAACTTATCTAATATTATGTCACAAGAGAAGACAGTAGAAAAGAAACTTTCTAGAGCTGCTGTGGAGACTTTAGCTATAATCGTTTATCACCAACCTGTTACTAGAGCTGAGATTGAGGAGATAAGAGGTGTTGCATTTGGAACGAATACTCTTGAAATATTGATGGAACTCAACTGGGTGAAACCAGGAGGTCGTAAAGATGTACCAGGTAGACCAATTCAGTATGTTACAACTGATGAATTTTTAAGTCATTTCAATCTTCAAAAATTATCTGATTTACCAACAATTGATGAATTAGGTGCTGCTGGATTAATTGACAGTTCTAGTGTCGATAATGCAATTTTTGGAACTGGAAAATTCTACAAAGAAAAACAAGAAGAAAAAAAAGAGGATATTTATTCTAATATTGACGAGATGTTAAACAGCACTCTTGATACTGAAGAGAAAGATTAACAAAAAAGTAACTTTTAAATTAACCATAAAAAGGTTATAAGTTTTTCATGAGCATAGGAATTTGGCAAATAGCAATCGTAGTTATATTAGTAGTCTTATTGTTTGGACGAGGTAAAATCTCCAGTCTGATGGGTGATGTAGCTAAGGGAATTAAAAGTTTCAAAAAAGGAATGGCGTCAGATGTTACTGACGATACAGAGCCAAAAAATATATCCGACGAAAATAAAGACTCAGAAAACAAAGATTAAATCACATGCCTACTATTGGTTGGTTTGAGATATTAATTGTAGTTGGTATTGCAATTATTGTTCTTGGTCCAAAAGATTTTCCAATCATGTTAAAGAAAGCAGGTTCTTGGATAGGGACTGCAAAAAGATATGTGAGCAACATTCAAAATGAGGTTTCTAATTTAGAAATTGATGAAGAAAAAATTGATAATGAAATAAAAAAAGAAACTAAAAAAGATGAGCAATGAAGAAAATGAAGGTGGATTTGTTAGCCATCTAACAGAACTAAGAAAAAGATTAATACATAGTTTTATATTTCTAATAATCTTTTTTGTTATTTGTTATATATTTGCAGAACATATCTACGGTTTTTTAGTTGATCCATTTGCTCAAGCTGTCAAAGATGATGGGTCTGATAGAAGGCTTATTTTTACGGCCTTACAGGAAACTTTTTTAACGTATATTAAAGTATCCTTTTTCACAGCTTTTTTTGTGACCTGTCCTTTTATTTTAATGCAAATATGGAAATTTATTGCACCGGGATTATATAAACATGAAAAAGTTGCTATACTCCCATACCTTGTCTTAACACCAATTCTTTTCTTTTTGGGAGGTATGCTAGTTTATTATTTGATAATGCCTCTAGCTATTAAATTCTTTTTATCATTTGAAAGTACAGGGATGTCTACAAGTCTACCAATTCAATTAGAAGCCAAAGTAAATGAATACTTGTCACTTGTTATGAAGTTAATTTTTGCATTTGGAATAAGTTTCCAACTACCTATAGTCTTAAGTTTGTTAGCCAGAATAGGTGTTGTTGACAGTCAATTTCTAAAAGAAAGAAGAAAGTATGTTGTAGTAATTATATTTGCTGCTGCTGCATTGCTTACACCACCAGACCCAATTACTCAAATAGGTTTAGCTATTCCTTTATTAATTTTATATGAATTATCAATATTTTCAGTAAAATTTATAGAAAACAAAAATTTAGAAAAGACTGATGCATAATTTAAAAGAAATTAGAAAAGACTATTCAAAATTTGAAAAAGATCTTGAAAAGCGTTCAGTTAAAATTGATTTTAATAATTTAAAAAAGCTTGATGAATTAAATAGAGATTTAATTCAAAAGAAAGAAAATTTAGAAAAAGAAAAAAAAGATATTTCAAAATCTAAAGATGAAAGTTTATTCAAAAAATCTAAAGAAATCTCTACTGAATTAGAAAAGATCGCTGAGCAACAAAAAAATACTAAAACTGAATTAGATAACATTTTATCAAGTATACCCAACATACCTCATCAGGATGTTCCAAATGGAAAAGATGAAAATGACAATGTGGAAGTTTTAAAAGCAGGTAAAGTTGCTGAATTTGATTTTAAACCCAAATCGCATTACGAACTTGGAGAAAATTTAGGTATGCTTGATTTTGATCTTGCAACTAAAACAACTGGATCAAGATTTGTATTTGTTAAAAAAGAGTTAGCATTACTAGAACGAGCTTTATCTAACTTTATGCTAGATACTCATATTGCTCAAAATGGCTACCAAGAGATTTCACCTCCATTGATTGCCTCTGATAATACAATGTATGGAACAGGCCAATTACCAAAATTTGAAAACGATCAATTTGAAATAAAATTTGATGAAGGATCTGATAGAAAATTTTTAATTCCAACTGCTGAAGTAATTTTAACAAACATTGTTAAAGATAAAATTGTAGACCAAAAAGATTTACCAATGAGATTTGTTGCCTCAACCCCATGTTTTAGAAAAGAAGCCGGCAGTTATGGAAAAGACACCAAGGGAATGATTAGACAACATCAATTTTATAAGGTTGAGATGGTTAGTATTGTAGAAAAAGAAAATTGCCTAGAAGAATTAGAGCGAATGACAAACTGCGCTACAGATATTCTTGATAAACTAGAGTTACCTTATAGAAAAGTAATTTTATGTTCAGGTGATATGGGTTTTAGTGCAGAAAAAACTTATGATATTGAAGTGTGGTTACCATCAGAAAACAAGTATCGTGAAATATCATCATGCTCTTCTTGTTCAACATTTCAGGCACAAAGAATGAAATCAAGATATAAAAATAAAAACAAGGAAACTGTTTTTGTTGGAACATTAAATGGAAGTGGTTTAGCTGTGGGTAGAACTTTAATTGCTGTATTAGAAAACTATCAACAAAAAGATGGTTCGATTATTGTTCCTAAGGTACTGCGACCGTATATGAATAATTTGGAATTGATTTCAGCTAAATAAAGTTGTTTTAATTACACAGATAGTATAAGTATTCACATAATTTATAAGGAGATTTATGGAAGGCTCAGGAATAGGACAATTTATACCGTTAATTTTAATTTTTGTTATTTTTTATTTTTTCTTAATCAGACCACAGCAAAAAAAAGTTAAGGAGCACAAAGCAATGGTTGAAAGCCTTAAGAGAGGTGACAAGGTTGTTACTTCTGGTGGAATTACAGGTACTGTGGAGAGACTTATAGACAATGATAAAGTTGAAGTAGAAATTGCTGAAAACGTTAAAGTTGAGATAGTTAAATCAACTGGTATTCAAAGTCTTGTTAATACAAATACACAAGAAGTTAAAAAATAATTATTTTTAGTTAAGTGCTTTATTTCTCTAAGTTAAGAATTTTATTTATAACTCTTTTTTCAGTTTTATTTATTTTAATTGCTTCATCAAATCTTTTTAAATTTGATGATGATTTTTTTGATAAAAAAATTAATCTAGGATTGGACCTTCAGGGAGGATCATATCTATTACTTGAAATTGATAATGAACCTGTAATTGAACAAAAACTACAAAACTTAACAACAACTATTAGAAATTACTTCAAAGAAAAAAATATTAAAATCAACAATATTAAAATAGATAATAAGAACATTTATTTTAATGTAACAAATAATGATAAGCAATCTGTCTTAGATGTTTTTCAGGACGAAAATAGTGATCTTAACCCTTATTACCCAAGATTTAAATCACATCAGTTAGAAATTGAAGATACAGGGTTAAATTTAAAAATTAATTTTTCAAGACAGGGTTTAATTAAACTTAAAACTTCTTCTCAAGATCAAGCTATAGAAATAGTAAGAAGAAGGGTAGATGAGGTTGGAACTAATGAACCCAACATACTTAAAAGAGGAAATAACAGAATTTTAGTAGAGCTTCCTGGATTAGATGATCCAATGAGAATAAAATCATTACTTGGTAAAACTGCAAATCTTACATTTCGCTTTGTAACAAATGATGAAAATGATCGTTTTGGTGTTGAAAAATTAAAATTTGAAAATGGCCTAGAAGAAGCCACAGTTAGTAAAAGAATTATAATCAGTGGTGAAAATTTACTCGATGCACAACCAAAAATGGATACTCAAACTAACCAAACGATTGTTTCATTTACTTTAGATAGAGTAGGTGCAAAAAGGTTTGGTAAGGCAACATCAACTGGTATTGGAAAACAATTAGCAATTGTCTTAGATGGTAAAATTATAAGCGCACCTGTAGTTAGAGATACGATTGCTAGTGGTTCTGGTCAGATAAGTGGTGGCTTTACTTTTCAAACAGCAACTGATCTAGCTTTATTATTAAGATCAGGAGCATTGCCAGCACCATTAGAAATAATTGAAGAAAGAACGGTTGGTCCAGATCTTGGACAAGACTCAATTAATGCAGGAATGATTGCTTTGGCAATAGGTTTTATGTTGGTCATAATTTTTATGTTCGTTAAATATAAAATTTTCGGATTAATTACCAATGTAACACTAATAGTTAATTTGTTTATTCTTTTAGGTGTTTTAACTTTATTTGAAGCTACTTTAACATTGCCTGGTATTGCAGGAATTATCCTAACTGTAGGTATGGCAGTTGATGCAAATGTTTTAATTTTTGAGAGGATTAAAGAAGAGCTAAAAGATGAGACTAATAATATTTTGGCTTTTGATGGTGGTTATACAAAATCAAGAACAGCAATTTTAGATGCCAATATTACCACATTATTAGCTGCAATTATTTTGTTTTTTATGGGCTCAGGTCCAGTCAAAGGTTTTGCTGTAACCTTAGGAGTTGGAATATTTACAACACTATTTTCAGTCTATTTCATAGCAAGATTGTTCACTAGTATTTATGTATCAAGAAACAAAGATAAGGAAAAATTAATCTAATGATTGCTTTTAATAAATATTATAATCACTTTAATTTACTTTCATCACTTTTAATTGTTGTTTCATTACTACTGTTAATATTTAAAGGGCTCAATTTTGGTATAGATTTTAAAGGCGGCACTTTAATTGAATTAAGAGCCTCAGATTCTAAAATAAATGTAAGTTCATTAAGAGATAGATTTAATCAAATGGATTTAGGAGATGTCTCAGTGAAGAAATTTGGCAATGATACGGATTTTTTAGTAAAATTTGAAAATAAAGATAATAAAAAAAATATTATTGAAGAAATTAAGACTAATTTAGATAAATCTTTTGGAAATAACTATGATTTTAGAAGAGTAGAGAATGTTGGGCCAAAGGTAAGTGCTGAATTACTAAAATCAGGAGTTATAGCAATATCTTTGTCTTTAGCATTAATGTTAATTTATATTTGGATAAGATTTGAATGGCAATTTAGTTTGGGTGCAATTTTAGCTTTGTTTCATGATGTTATTGTAACTTTAGGAGTTTTTTCACTATTTAGTTTAGAAATAAATTTGTCAATTATTGCAGCAGTGTTAACAATAGTTGGATATTCAATGAATGATACTGTGGTTATTTTTGACCGTGTGCGTGAAAATTTAAGAAAATATTCAGATATAAAAATTTTTGAATTAACAAACATTTCAATTAATGAAACGTTATCAAGAACTATAATAACTTCTGCAACTACTTTACTAGCTTTATTAGCAATTTATTTTTTCGGTGGAGAAATATTAAAAGGTTTTTCACTAGCAATGATACTTGGTGTTGTTTTTGGAACTTATTCATCTATTTATATTGCTAACACTGTTTTAGTTAGGCTAAGAGTTTCCCAAAAAACTGTTCTTAGAGAAGACGATCAGAAATAAATTAAAATATATTTTGTGCAGCTACCATTGAAAGTAGCATAGGTAAAGATAACAAAGTATTTGTTCTTGAGAATAGCATTGCAGTTTTAGCCGACTTAGCTTTTGTATCTGGATCACTCTCAACTATTCCTAAAGCTCTTTTTTGATTTGGCCAAATCACAAACCACACATTAAATGCCATTACAATTCCAAGCCACATTCCAATTCCAATTGCAGTATGTTTTGGAACACCTGAACCAATACTTAAAGTCATTGCATCATGAAGATATCCATTAAGAAGAGCAAGAATTAAACCTGAAAGAACAGTTAATGCAGCAGCCCATCTAAAGTAAAATAATGCAGCTGGTGCTATTACTTTACCAATAGCTGGTTTTTGTTCATCTGGAATTTTTCCCATATTTGGAATTTGAACAAAATTGAAATACCACAATAATCCAATCCACATAATTGCAACAATTACATGTATGTATCTAAATAACCAGCTCCAGAATAGCGTATCAAAAGCAATTCCATCGTTTAAATAAAACAATCCTAAAAACAAAATAATTGCTAAAGCAAGTGATGCGTGGACTGTTTTTGATAATGATGACAATAAACTGCTCATGATTCTTGATTACTATACACTAATTTTTGAATATTTTTAAGTTGTTAAATTTAAGCTAAAAGAGGTTTTAAAAATTGACCAGTATAACTCTCTTTAACTTTGCATACTTCTTCCGGTTTTCCTTCGGCGACAATATTACCACCCTTTACACCGCCTTCAGGACCCATATCCACAATATAGTCGGCTGTTTTAATAACATCAAGATTATGTTCAATGACAACTACTGTATTCCCAAGTTTTACAAATGTATGAAGTATCTCTAAAAGTTTTTTAATATCATGTTGATGTAAACCTGTGGTTGGTTCATCTAAGATATACATCGTTCTTCCCGTTGATCTTTTTGAAAGTTCTTTTGCAAGCTTAATTCGTTGTGCTTCACCTCCTGATAATGTAGTTGCTTGCTGACCAATTTTTATATAGCCCAAACCAACTTTTTTAAGCGTTAATAGTTTTGTTTTTATATTAGATATATTTTCAAAATATTCACACCCTTCATCAACCGACATATCTAAAACATCAGCAATACTTTTACCTTTAAATTTAATTTCTAAAGTTTCTCTATTATACCTCGTACCCTTACATTCATCACACTGTATATAAACATCAGGTAAAAAATGCATTTCATAAGTGATTACACCATCACCCTCACAAGCTTCACATCTGCCTCCTTTAACATTAAAAGAAAATCTTCCTGGTTTATATCCTCTGGTTTTAGACTCTGGGAGGCTTGTAAACCAATCTCTAATAGGTCCAAAGGCTCCAGTATATGTTGCTGGATTTGATCTTGGAGTTCTACCAATAGGAGACTGGTCAATATCAATTATTTTATCGATTAATTCTACTCCTTTATAATATTTAAAAGATTTAGGTGTTTTTCTAGCTTTATTATTTAAAGTTAAATTTAAAGCATGAAAGAGTGTTTGTAATATTAAAGTAGATTTACCACTACCAGAGACACCAGTAACACAGGTAAAGGTCCCAGTTGGAATTTTAAGATTAACATTATTTAGATTATTTCCACTTGCACCATTGATTTCAACAAATCTTCCATTTTTAGCTAAACGTCGAGTTTTAGGAATTTCAATTGTTTTTTTATTAGCAAGATACAGTCCGGTAATACTATTTTTATCTTTTTTGATTTCTTCGTATGATCCTTGTGCTGTTATCTCACCACCATTACTTCCAGCTTCAGGCCCAAGATCAATAATATGATCTGCATTTTCCATAGTCTCAGTGTCATGCTCAACAACAATAACAGTATTACCAAGATCTCTTAATCTTTTTAATGCATTAATAAGCTTAACATTATCTTTTTGATGTAATCCAATCGATGGTTCATCCAAAACATATAATACACCTGTTAAACCAGATCCAATTTGTGAAGCTAATCTTATTCTTTGAGCTTCACCACCTGATAAAGTTCCAGATTCTCTAGAAAGTGTTAAATAGTCTAAACCTACATTAAGTAGAAAATTTAATCTTTCGTTGATTTCTTTTAAAACATGTTCAGCAATTTTAAATTGTCTTTTATCAAGCTTATTTTCTAAATTTTTAAACCATTCTGCTGCATCCAAAATAGATTTTTTTGTTACCTCACTAATATTAAGATCATTGATTTTTACACATAATGCTTCTTCTTTTAATCTATCACCATTACATGCTTCACAGGCAGTATCCGATTGATATTCAGCAATGGCTTCTCTTTTCCATTCGCTATCAGATTCTAAAAATCTCCTTTCAAGATTATTAATTACACCTTCAAAAGTTTTTTTATAGGAATATTTCTCGTAACCATCATCATAATTAAATTTGATTTCATCTTCATCAGAACCATAAAGAATAATATCTTTGATTTTTTTGGGTAATTTTTTCCATTTTTCATCTAAAGAAAAACCATAATGTTTTGCTAAGGATGCTAGAGTTTGAGCGTAATATAATGTAGTTGATTTAGACCAAGGTTCGATTGCTCCATCAGCTAAACTTTTTCTTTCATCAGGAACAACTAAATTTGGATCAACATTTAATTTCATTCCAATTCCTTCACACTCTTCACAAGCTCCATAGGGACTGTTAAATGAAAAAAGTCTTGGCTCAATTTCCTCAATTGTAAAACCACTCTCAGGACAAGCGAATTTGGTAGAGTAAATTAATTTTTCAATTTTTCTGAATTTTTGAGGAAGAGTTTCATCTTCATATTCTACAAAAACCAAACCGTTTGCTAAATTTATAGCTGTTTCAATACTTTCTGCCAATCTATTTCCAAGTTTTGAATTTAAAACTATTCTATCGACTAAGACTGAAATATCGTGTTTAAGTTTTTTATCTAGATTAGGTGACTTTTCTATATCATATAAAACATTATCAATTTTAATTTTTCTAAAACCTCTTCTTTTGTAACTTAAAATATCTTTTTTATATTCACCTTTACGACCTCTTACTACTGGTGCGTAAATATATATTGTTGATTTTTTTGGTAATTTTTTAACTAAATCTACTATCTGTGTAATTGTTTGAGAGGTTATTGGTTTGCCTGTAAACGGTGAATAGGGGATACCTGCTCTAGCATATAACACCCTCATGTAATCATAAATTTCTGTTACAGTTGCAACAGTAGATCTTGGATTTTTTGATGTATTTTTTTGTTCTATTGCAATAGCTGGACTTAGCCCTTCAATTAAATCAACATTTGGTTTTTTCATTTTATCTAAAAATTGACGAGCATATGCAGATAAACTCTCTACATATCTTCTCTGACCCTCTGCGTAGATGGTGTCAAAAGCTAAAGATGATTTTCCTGACCCAGATAGACCCGTTATGACCACAAATTTGTCTTTTGGAATCTCCACAGTGACATTCTTCAAATTATGTTCTTTAGCGCCCTTAATAACTATCTTTTTCATCATAATTTTAGTTGCTTTGAGTTAATAAAATTAATATTCAGAAGAATTGTGATATAATTCTAATTAACTAATTTAACAAATATTAAATATTATGGCTGGAAGTTTAAATAAAGTATTATTAATTGGTCGTTTGGGCGCAGATCCTGAGGTAAAACAAATGGTAAATGGTAAAAGTGTAGCCAGATTAAGTCTTGCAACAAGTCAATCCTGGAAAGATAAAAACACAGGTGAAAGAAAAGAAAAAACTGAATGGCACCGTGTAGTTGTATTTAATGAGGGTTTAGTAAATGTTGTTCAACAATATTTAAAAAAAGGTGCTCAAGTTTATGTAGAAGGTCAACTTACGACAAGAAAATGGAAAGATGAACAATCGGGACAAGACAAATACTCAACTGAAATAGTTATACAAGGATATAATTCTTCACTCACAATGTTGGGAGGAGGTAATTCTGGTGGCGGAATTCAAAATGACACAACTCAACAAAATAATATTGAGGACTCTTCACAAGTGTCAGATATGGACGATGAAATTCCATTTTAGTTTCTATGAAAAATACTGAAGAGTTTAAAGATAAAAATATAAAATTAATCTCAATGCATGATGAGAT
Above is a genomic segment from Candidatus Pelagibacter sp. FZCC0015 containing:
- the secF gene encoding protein translocase subunit SecF, producing the protein MIAFNKYYNHFNLLSSLLIVVSLLLLIFKGLNFGIDFKGGTLIELRASDSKINVSSLRDRFNQMDLGDVSVKKFGNDTDFLVKFENKDNKKNIIEEIKTNLDKSFGNNYDFRRVENVGPKVSAELLKSGVIAISLSLALMLIYIWIRFEWQFSLGAILALFHDVIVTLGVFSLFSLEINLSIIAAVLTIVGYSMNDTVVIFDRVRENLRKYSDIKIFELTNISINETLSRTIITSATTLLALLAIYFFGGEILKGFSLAMILGVVFGTYSSIYIANTVLVRLRVSQKTVLREDDQK
- a CDS encoding urate hydroxylase PuuD; the encoded protein is MSSLLSSLSKTVHASLALAIILFLGLFYLNDGIAFDTLFWSWLFRYIHVIVAIMWIGLLWYFNFVQIPNMGKIPDEQKPAIGKVIAPAALFYFRWAAALTVLSGLILALLNGYLHDAMTLSIGSGVPKHTAIGIGMWLGIVMAFNVWFVIWPNQKRALGIVESDPDTKAKSAKTAMLFSRTNTLLSLPMLLSMVAAQNIF
- the uvrA gene encoding excinuclease ABC subunit UvrA, yielding MMKKIVIKGAKEHNLKNVTVEIPKDKFVVITGLSGSGKSSLAFDTIYAEGQRRYVESLSAYARQFLDKMKKPNVDLIEGLSPAIAIEQKNTSKNPRSTVATVTEIYDYMRVLYARAGIPYSPFTGKPITSQTITQIVDLVKKLPKKSTIYIYAPVVRGRKGEYKKDILSYKRRGFRKIKIDNVLYDIEKSPNLDKKLKHDISVLVDRIVLNSKLGNRLAESIETAINLANGLVFVEYEDETLPQKFRKIEKLIYSTKFACPESGFTIEEIEPRLFSFNSPYGACEECEGIGMKLNVDPNLVVPDERKSLADGAIEPWSKSTTLYYAQTLASLAKHYGFSLDEKWKKLPKKIKDIILYGSDEDEIKFNYDDGYEKYSYKKTFEGVINNLERRFLESDSEWKREAIAEYQSDTACEACNGDRLKEEALCVKINDLNISEVTKKSILDAAEWFKNLENKLDKRQFKIAEHVLKEINERLNFLLNVGLDYLTLSRESGTLSGGEAQRIRLASQIGSGLTGVLYVLDEPSIGLHQKDNVKLINALKRLRDLGNTVIVVEHDTETMENADHIIDLGPEAGSNGGEITAQGSYEEIKKDKNSITGLYLANKKTIEIPKTRRLAKNGRFVEINGASGNNLNNVNLKIPTGTFTCVTGVSGSGKSTLILQTLFHALNLTLNNKARKTPKSFKYYKGVELIDKIIDIDQSPIGRTPRSNPATYTGAFGPIRDWFTSLPESKTRGYKPGRFSFNVKGGRCEACEGDGVITYEMHFLPDVYIQCDECKGTRYNRETLEIKFKGKSIADVLDMSVDEGCEYFENISNIKTKLLTLKKVGLGYIKIGQQATTLSGGEAQRIKLAKELSKRSTGRTMYILDEPTTGLHQHDIKKLLEILHTFVKLGNTVVVIEHNLDVIKTADYIVDMGPEGGVKGGNIVAEGKPEEVCKVKESYTGQFLKPLLA
- the ssb gene encoding single-stranded DNA-binding protein, whose amino-acid sequence is MAGSLNKVLLIGRLGADPEVKQMVNGKSVARLSLATSQSWKDKNTGERKEKTEWHRVVVFNEGLVNVVQQYLKKGAQVYVEGQLTTRKWKDEQSGQDKYSTEIVIQGYNSSLTMLGGGNSGGGIQNDTTQQNNIEDSSQVSDMDDEIPF